The region GGCATCGAGCAGGTCCCCGATCTCCTCGGCCCGGGGGTTGTGGTCGGTGTAGCCGGCCAGCGGCTCGTCGTCGACGAGATCCAGCTCGGTGGCCGGCAGGTCCGCCTGCCCACTCGGATCCGGGCGGGCGTCCTCGGTCCCGGCGGACCCGGTTCCGAGGAAGAAGCGGTCGAACGCGGCGTCGAAGGCCGCTGACTCGTGCCGGTACTTGGTGGTCACCGCGCGCAGCGAGGCCCGCAGAGCGGTCAGGTTGTGCGGACCGACCAGGTCGAGCACCTCGCGGGCCTCGATCGTCTCGGCCGGCGACACCCCGACTCCGCAGCGCCTGAGCAGCTGGGAGAAGGCGACTGCGACGAGGGTGGGCGCGGTCATCGACGGCTCCGGTGGCCGTGCTGGGAGCCGCGGTCGTGGTCCCGGCCGCCGTGGCCGCGGAATGCCGCCGCAGGACCGGCCGTGGTGCCGGCGGGTTCGGCGGCGGCGGGCTCGCGGGCGGCGAGTTCGCCGCGCGCCACGTCGCGGTCGCCGACGTACTTGACCAGGGAGGTCAGCCACGCCTCGTCCTCGAACCACGTGTCGCCCAGCATCTCGGCCGCCCGGGCGGCGTCCACCACCTCCGAGATCGACGGCGGCTTGCGCAGCGGCAGCTCGCGGAGGCGGCCGGCCAGTTCGACCAGCGTGCCCAGCGCTTCGTCCTTGATCCCCGGGACACGGCGCTGCACGATCTCACTTTCCCGTTCCGCCGTGGGGAAGTCGATCGGGAAGTGCAGGCAGCGGCGCTTGAGCGCGGGGGTCAGTTCGCGGGTGTCGTTGGAGGTCAGCACCACCCACGGGGAGCTGCGGGCGGTGAAGGTGCCGATCTCGGGCACGGTGACCTGCTGCTCGGCCAACACTTCCAGCAGCAGCGCCTCCAGCGCCTCGTCAGCCCGGTC is a window of Saccharopolyspora erythraea NRRL 2338 DNA encoding:
- a CDS encoding MadB family AAA-type ATPase translates to MGNGFTDADEVVEALREQDYVPDAELAVVVLLATRLGKPLLLEGPAGVGKTELAKALAAAGGRRLVRLQCYEGIDEGRALYEWDYGKQLMHVQMLRERIGEALADAPDLAAAAEMLQRQDTGLYTEHFLATRPLMEAILSPEPVLLLVDEVDRADEALEALLLEVLAEQQVTVPEIGTFTARSSPWVVLTSNDTRELTPALKRRCLHFPIDFPTAERESEIVQRRVPGIKDEALGTLVELAGRLRELPLRKPPSISEVVDAARAAEMLGDTWFEDEAWLTSLVKYVGDRDVARGELAAREPAAAEPAGTTAGPAAAFRGHGGRDHDRGSQHGHRSRR